The Mesorhizobium loti genome includes a region encoding these proteins:
- a CDS encoding xanthine dehydrogenase family protein molybdopterin-binding subunit, which translates to MASVGKIARRTFLIGAAAVAGGVAVGYYYYRKPFPNPLEAELGKGEATFNPYVKIGADNTITIVAPRAEMGQGISTTLAVMVAEELDVGLDRVKVEHGPASHAYYNAAILEEGGPFAFFDESMTAQAVRSGLGVVGKLLALQGTGGSASTRDGFDKMRQAGAAARQMLIAAAAQKLGVAAADLETADGSILHKASGKSLTYGAVAAAAAAMAPPAEVRLKDRADWKLLGKPQKRIDMLAKVTGAPIFGIDVRLPDMLCGTVKMSPRFWSRPVKADLSKAEKMPGVIKIVALETNYGHGFGIIADNTWAAFKAAEAIDAQWSDPEYPLSSAAISDVLKQTLGTKGSVMRDNGDVDTAFADAPRERIVEADYAVPYLAHATMEPMNATAQFRDGALDIWCGNQAPTLVRQLCANAVGIEQDKITVHTTFMGGGFGRRVEMDYALCAALMAKETGGRPIKVTWTREEDMRHDAYRPAAIGKFQARLGDDGMPVAVDMKMASPSVIAGTLRRLFPSISPLGPDKTIVDGAYDQPYTIPNYRVSGVAAPVSIPVGSWRSVGSSVNGFFHEGFMDEIAVAGKIDPVEMRKRLMAAYPSAVKVVEKVAEMAKWGEALPAGRAKGMAFTLSFGSWVGEIVQVADTPAGIRIEKVWIAADVGTALDPGIIEAQLISAAIYGLSAAMGQEITFADGMVEQSNFHDFDAMRIFQCPVFEVAILENFHKMGGVGEVGTPPAAPALANAIFALTGKRIRTLPLSKTVAFA; encoded by the coding sequence ATGGCCAGTGTCGGAAAGATCGCCCGCCGCACGTTTCTGATCGGCGCCGCCGCTGTCGCGGGCGGCGTTGCCGTCGGCTATTACTACTATCGCAAGCCGTTCCCGAACCCGCTCGAGGCGGAACTCGGCAAGGGCGAGGCGACCTTCAACCCCTATGTGAAGATCGGCGCCGACAACACCATCACCATCGTCGCGCCGCGCGCCGAGATGGGGCAAGGCATTTCGACGACGCTGGCCGTCATGGTGGCCGAAGAACTCGATGTCGGCCTCGATCGGGTCAAGGTCGAGCATGGACCGGCCTCCCATGCCTATTACAACGCCGCGATCCTTGAAGAGGGCGGTCCGTTCGCCTTCTTCGACGAGAGCATGACCGCGCAAGCGGTGCGCTCGGGTCTCGGCGTGGTCGGCAAGCTCCTTGCCCTGCAGGGCACGGGTGGTTCGGCTTCGACACGCGATGGTTTTGACAAGATGCGGCAAGCGGGTGCAGCCGCCCGGCAGATGCTGATCGCGGCTGCGGCGCAAAAACTGGGTGTCGCCGCCGCCGATCTGGAAACGGCTGACGGTTCGATCCTGCACAAGGCGTCTGGCAAGTCGCTGACTTATGGCGCGGTCGCCGCGGCCGCCGCCGCGATGGCGCCGCCGGCCGAAGTCAGGCTCAAGGACCGGGCCGACTGGAAACTGCTGGGAAAGCCGCAAAAGCGCATCGACATGCTGGCCAAGGTCACCGGGGCGCCGATCTTCGGCATCGATGTCCGGCTGCCGGACATGCTCTGCGGCACGGTCAAGATGAGTCCGCGCTTCTGGTCGAGGCCGGTCAAGGCGGACCTCTCCAAGGCCGAGAAAATGCCTGGTGTGATCAAGATCGTGGCGCTCGAGACGAATTACGGCCATGGCTTCGGCATCATCGCCGACAACACATGGGCGGCGTTCAAGGCGGCTGAGGCGATCGACGCCCAGTGGTCCGATCCCGAATACCCGCTCAGCAGCGCCGCCATTTCAGATGTGCTGAAGCAGACGCTTGGCACCAAGGGCTCGGTGATGCGCGACAATGGCGATGTCGATACCGCCTTCGCCGACGCGCCGCGTGAAAGGATCGTCGAAGCAGATTATGCGGTGCCCTATCTGGCGCATGCGACGATGGAGCCGATGAACGCAACGGCGCAGTTCAGGGACGGCGCGCTCGACATCTGGTGCGGCAACCAGGCGCCGACCCTGGTGCGGCAGCTTTGCGCCAACGCGGTCGGCATCGAGCAGGACAAGATCACCGTCCACACCACCTTCATGGGCGGCGGTTTCGGCCGGCGCGTCGAGATGGATTACGCCCTGTGCGCCGCGCTGATGGCGAAGGAGACAGGCGGGCGTCCGATCAAGGTGACCTGGACGCGTGAAGAAGACATGCGCCACGACGCCTATCGACCGGCCGCTATCGGCAAGTTCCAGGCGCGGCTCGGTGATGATGGCATGCCGGTCGCGGTCGATATGAAGATGGCCTCGCCATCGGTGATTGCCGGCACGCTGCGCCGGCTCTTTCCCTCGATATCGCCGCTCGGTCCCGACAAGACCATCGTCGATGGCGCCTACGACCAGCCCTACACCATCCCGAATTACCGGGTCAGTGGTGTCGCGGCGCCGGTCTCCATCCCTGTCGGCTCCTGGCGCTCGGTCGGCAGTTCGGTCAACGGCTTCTTCCACGAAGGCTTCATGGACGAGATCGCCGTTGCCGGAAAAATCGATCCGGTCGAGATGCGCAAGAGACTGATGGCCGCCTATCCCTCGGCGGTGAAGGTGGTGGAGAAAGTCGCCGAGATGGCGAAATGGGGCGAGGCTCTGCCCGCCGGCAGGGCCAAGGGCATGGCCTTCACGCTGTCCTTCGGCAGTTGGGTCGGGGAGATCGTCCAGGTGGCGGACACGCCGGCCGGCATCCGTATCGAGAAGGTGTGGATCGCCGCCGATGTCGGCACCGCGCTCGATCCCGGCATCATCGAGGCGCAGCTGATTTCCGCCGCCATCTACGGTCTTTCGGCGGCTATGGGTCAGGAAATCACCTTCGCCGACGGCATGGTCGAACAGTCGAACTTCCACGATTTCGACGCCATGCGGATCTTCCAGTGCCCGGTCTTCGAAGTCGCCATCCTGGAGAACTTCCACAAGATGGGCGGCGTCGGCGAGGTCGGTACGCCGCCGGCGGCGCCGGCGCTTGCCAACGCCATCTTCGCGCTCACCGGCAAGCGCATCCGCACGCTGCCGCTGTCGAAAACGGTGGCCTTCGCATGA
- a CDS encoding DUF3309 domain-containing protein, producing MPITTILIIVLILVLIGAMPAWPHSRSWGYGPSGSVGVVLVVLLVLLLMGRL from the coding sequence ATGCCGATCACCACCATTCTCATTATCGTCCTGATCCTTGTCCTCATCGGCGCGATGCCGGCCTGGCCGCATTCGCGCTCCTGGGGTTATGGGCCGTCGGGCAGTGTCGGCGTGGTGCTGGTCGTGCTTCTGGTGTTGCTGTTGATGGGGCGGCTTTGA
- a CDS encoding efflux RND transporter periplasmic adaptor subunit: protein MATGEFSSVGSVAANKAKAAEVEQAKAPDAAKPKTAEAEPKAPLRTVAVVTPPRKTYARAIRISGLTEADKRAVLATRVAGVIDKLPVKQGDHVKTGDLVLMLAAEEKISMVDNARQLVVQRQAELDASLRLMKSGNLPKLQLDTARSNLTLAQSQLDTAQAELDRNEVKAPFDGVIDRVPVELGSSVMQGGEVATILKLDPVIARGEISERDLGYLKIGDKANVRLVSGQTVEGTVRYISRDASSATRTFRVEVAIPNADGSVPAGMTAEIQLSALPTDAVLLPRSVVTLGDKGDLGIRAVDKDNKVAFFPIDLVDDTPTGLVLGGIPADARIIVAGQELVKEGDVVKPVEADQATIQKLLGEATAGTQ from the coding sequence ATGGCGACAGGCGAGTTTTCGTCGGTCGGCAGCGTAGCCGCCAATAAGGCCAAGGCAGCCGAAGTCGAGCAGGCCAAGGCGCCGGACGCGGCCAAGCCCAAGACGGCGGAAGCCGAGCCGAAGGCACCGCTGCGCACCGTTGCGGTGGTGACGCCGCCGCGCAAGACCTATGCTCGCGCCATCCGCATTTCCGGACTGACCGAAGCCGACAAGCGCGCCGTGCTGGCAACGCGCGTCGCCGGCGTCATCGACAAGCTGCCGGTCAAGCAAGGCGATCACGTCAAGACCGGCGATCTGGTGCTGATGCTTGCGGCGGAAGAAAAGATCTCGATGGTCGACAACGCCAGGCAGCTCGTGGTGCAGCGCCAGGCCGAGCTGGACGCGTCGCTACGGCTGATGAAATCAGGCAATTTGCCCAAGCTGCAGCTCGACACCGCCCGCTCCAATCTGACCCTGGCGCAATCGCAACTGGATACCGCGCAGGCCGAACTTGACCGCAACGAAGTCAAGGCGCCGTTCGACGGCGTCATTGACCGGGTGCCGGTGGAACTCGGCAGCTCCGTCATGCAGGGCGGCGAGGTGGCGACCATCCTCAAGCTCGATCCGGTGATTGCGCGCGGCGAGATCAGCGAGCGCGACCTCGGCTATCTCAAGATCGGCGACAAGGCCAATGTTCGGCTGGTCAGCGGCCAGACCGTCGAAGGTACCGTGCGCTATATCAGCCGCGATGCGTCGTCGGCGACCCGCACCTTCCGTGTCGAGGTCGCCATCCCCAATGCCGATGGCTCGGTGCCGGCCGGCATGACGGCGGAAATCCAGCTCAGCGCGCTGCCGACCGACGCGGTCCTACTGCCACGCTCGGTGGTGACGCTCGGCGACAAGGGCGACCTCGGCATTCGCGCCGTCGACAAGGACAACAAGGTGGCGTTCTTCCCGATCGACCTCGTCGACGACACGCCGACCGGCCTCGTCCTTGGCGGCATTCCGGCCGATGCGCGCATCATCGTCGCCGGCCAGGAGCTGGTGAAGGAAGGTGACGTCGTCAAGCCGGTCGAGGCTGACCAGGCGACCATCCAGAAGCTATTGGGCGAAGCGACCGCCGGCACGCAGTAG
- a CDS encoding DUF680 domain-containing protein codes for MAKIALIAAAILISASTAFAGSDKFGSNNASQPAVTSTDNTNTSSIEKMDATAKKPVAQGSNRELFGNR; via the coding sequence ATGGCCAAGATCGCCCTCATCGCCGCCGCCATCCTCATTTCCGCCAGCACCGCTTTTGCCGGCAGCGACAAGTTCGGCTCGAACAATGCCAGCCAGCCGGCTGTCACCAGCACCGACAACACCAACACAAGTTCGATCGAGAAGATGGACGCGACCGCCAAGAAGCCGGTCGCCCAGGGCAGCAACCGCGAACTCTTCGGCAACCGCTGA
- a CDS encoding (2Fe-2S)-binding protein, with the protein MRLTVDGQSFDIDADPDMPLLWALRDLIGKTGPKFGCGIAACGACTVHVDGQPVRSCSLPVGQVSGAVTTIEGIGTAGRLHPVQQAWLEEQVAQCGYCQAGQIMSAVALLDEVADPSDADIDNAMGGNLCRCGTYPRIRSAIKKAAALKTAGL; encoded by the coding sequence ATGCGCCTCACCGTCGACGGTCAGTCATTCGATATCGATGCCGATCCGGATATGCCGCTGCTGTGGGCGCTGCGTGATCTCATTGGCAAGACCGGACCGAAGTTCGGCTGCGGCATCGCCGCCTGCGGCGCCTGCACGGTGCATGTCGATGGTCAGCCGGTGCGTTCCTGCTCGCTTCCGGTCGGCCAGGTCAGCGGCGCCGTCACCACCATCGAAGGCATAGGCACGGCGGGCAGGCTGCATCCGGTGCAGCAGGCATGGCTGGAGGAACAGGTCGCGCAATGCGGCTACTGCCAGGCCGGCCAGATCATGAGCGCGGTGGCGCTGCTCGACGAGGTCGCCGACCCGAGCGATGCCGACATCGATAACGCCATGGGCGGCAATCTCTGCCGCTGCGGCACCTATCCCAGGATCCGCTCGGCCATCAAGAAGGCCGCTGCGCTCAAGACGGCGGGGCTCTGA
- a CDS encoding TetR/AcrR family transcriptional regulator yields the protein MNQIEDVATADPKRVRILDGAMKVFLAYGFSRTTMDDIARAADMSRPALYLLFKNKTDIFRAIAMMVLSRSVEATKMALAGDGAFGERMMRAIDEAFISMMGAVIASPHGAELLDMKSSVSDLVGCWRDGLVGHIAAAIEGEAARNGVDLTAKGLSAQLLADMLLDGLEGMKARISDPEGQRQAAAALIQVIDLTLKAG from the coding sequence ATGAATCAGATCGAAGACGTCGCCACCGCCGACCCCAAACGCGTCCGTATCCTGGATGGGGCGATGAAGGTGTTTTTGGCCTATGGCTTCTCGCGCACCACCATGGACGACATCGCCCGCGCCGCCGACATGTCGCGGCCGGCGCTCTATCTCCTGTTCAAGAACAAGACCGACATTTTCCGCGCCATCGCCATGATGGTGCTGTCACGCTCGGTCGAGGCGACAAAAATGGCGCTGGCCGGCGACGGCGCTTTCGGTGAACGCATGATGCGAGCCATCGACGAGGCATTCATCTCAATGATGGGCGCCGTCATTGCCTCACCGCACGGCGCCGAATTGCTGGACATGAAATCGAGCGTCAGTGATCTGGTCGGCTGCTGGCGCGACGGCCTTGTCGGACATATCGCCGCCGCGATCGAGGGCGAGGCCGCCAGGAACGGCGTCGATCTCACAGCCAAGGGCCTGTCGGCGCAACTGCTTGCCGACATGCTGCTCGACGGACTGGAAGGCATGAAGGCGCGGATCAGCGATCCCGAGGGGCAGCGGCAAGCCGCCGCCGCCCTGATCCAGGTGATCGACCTGACGCTAAAGGCCGGATGA
- a CDS encoding NAD-dependent epimerase/dehydratase family protein produces the protein MTKIAILGANGRLGRVVAKAFIDAGYDVRAITRSGKVPDELKGATAVAGDALDREGLIRATQGVDIIFNGLNPIYTDWGKCLPMAENVMAACHANGTLHLFPGTVYNYGSPMPAVISEDTPFHPTTQKGRIRCAMEELFRREAEAGRVRTILLRAGDFFGGTGSGSWFDLVVAAKINKGIYTAPGPVDLVHEWAYLPDFAVGFVALARNLDKLGFYEALNFPGHAVTDPQIKAAAEKAVGRPLKMTSMPWWVLRAGSPFVAMWREIVSMSYLRFEPHQLVSTRLQGIIGEIPHTPLDQAVIEALEDIGVATVNSVAKAA, from the coding sequence ATGACCAAGATCGCAATTCTGGGTGCCAATGGCCGGCTCGGCCGCGTTGTCGCCAAGGCCTTCATCGATGCCGGCTATGATGTCCGGGCAATCACCCGCAGCGGCAAGGTGCCGGATGAACTCAAGGGGGCCACCGCCGTCGCCGGCGACGCGCTCGACCGCGAGGGGCTGATCCGTGCCACGCAAGGCGTCGACATCATCTTCAACGGCCTCAACCCGATCTACACCGACTGGGGCAAATGCCTGCCGATGGCCGAGAACGTCATGGCCGCCTGCCATGCGAACGGCACGCTGCATCTCTTCCCCGGCACCGTCTACAATTACGGATCGCCGATGCCGGCGGTGATATCAGAAGACACACCTTTCCACCCGACCACGCAAAAGGGCCGCATCCGCTGCGCCATGGAGGAGTTGTTTCGCCGCGAGGCCGAAGCCGGCCGGGTCCGCACCATTCTGCTGCGGGCCGGCGACTTCTTCGGCGGCACCGGCAGCGGATCGTGGTTCGATCTGGTCGTCGCCGCCAAGATCAACAAGGGCATCTATACCGCGCCCGGCCCGGTCGACCTGGTGCATGAATGGGCCTATCTGCCGGACTTCGCTGTTGGCTTCGTCGCGCTGGCGCGCAATCTGGACAAGCTCGGCTTCTATGAAGCGCTGAACTTCCCGGGCCACGCGGTCACCGATCCGCAGATCAAGGCCGCTGCCGAGAAGGCTGTTGGTCGTCCGCTCAAGATGACCTCGATGCCCTGGTGGGTGCTGCGCGCCGGCAGCCCGTTCGTGGCGATGTGGCGCGAGATCGTGTCGATGTCCTATCTGCGCTTCGAGCCGCATCAGCTGGTTTCGACGCGGCTGCAAGGCATCATCGGCGAGATCCCGCATACGCCGCTGGATCAGGCGGTCATTGAAGCTCTCGAGGATATCGGCGTCGCCACAGTGAATAGCGTTGCGAAAGCTGCCTGA
- a CDS encoding efflux RND transporter permease subunit, with the protein MDIVKLAINNARLTISVLAFLLLAGWVAYQSTPKEAEPDVPIPMMYVSLIYQGISPEDSERLLLRPMESKLKSLKGLKEMRSAAFQGGGYVLVEFQPQTNLATALQDTRSKVQDGKADLPQAAEEPVVTEVNISEFPVLVVTLSGELPERVLTAAARELRDRIEEVPGVLEGSLQGSRDDLVEVVIDPMKLSSYGLQLDQLIGAVGASNSLVAAGNLEGSQGKYAVKVPSLIETPEDVANLPVVAGPNAVVHARDIATIRSTFADAETITRLNGKPAIAIEVKKRIGANLIDTLTKVRAVSDAFLKTMPEGMNVTYTQDKSVFVNQLLGDLQNHVMIAVILVFVVILYALSGRASLLIGLAIPSSFLMGILLLAMMGYTINMIVLFSLILAVGMLVDDAIIVTEFAERRMSEGMPKAEAFALAAKRMAGPVIAATMTRIAAFSPLLFWPGIIGDFMKYMPITLIVTLSASMLYALVFAPTLGAIFAKAPQHHEDDNRDGWYMAIVKQAVRFPITVVLLTVALLFGVGYAYSKYGAGVEFFPSVEPDYGLLYVHARGNLSLAEMDTATKIAENRLLGWPGVKSVYTRVGKTQGGGQDVPEDVVGVIQYEFVDWRERKSANHILDELRGVMAGIPGVDVEVRVPEAGPPTGKAIQIRLSAIDPAGLDENARAVAARIAKVPGVIDVSDGLPPPGVDWALEVDRAKAAQYGISPTAVGTVVQLVTNGLKLSEYRPAGADKAVDIRLRLPEDRRTLSTLDELRVQTSQGSVPISNFVVRKAKPSVGVLNRIDGARTVVVQANVTAGAQVAAVQQEVTQAVTDMKLDSGTRWKLAGSNEDSAEASAFLGKAFGAAIFLIFLVLLMQFNKFTSVLMVLSCVVMATIGVFLGLLLTGEAFGIVMSGIGVIALAGVVVNNNIVLIDTYDRLREEGWDKMDAVLQTCRERARPVVLTAVSAILGVLPIAFGLGLEIFHHETTINAPSTQWWISLSSAIVFGLSFATLLTLVVTPSMLMIFTRSKDSRFYAFFRRVFRRGKGTVSSTETPGRDAGAEPAIAFPKAAE; encoded by the coding sequence ATGGATATCGTCAAACTTGCGATCAACAATGCTCGCCTGACCATCTCGGTCCTGGCCTTCCTGCTGCTCGCCGGCTGGGTCGCCTATCAGTCGACGCCGAAGGAAGCGGAACCCGACGTTCCGATTCCGATGATGTATGTCAGCCTGATCTATCAAGGCATTTCGCCCGAGGATTCCGAGCGGCTTTTGCTGCGGCCGATGGAAAGCAAGCTGAAGAGCCTGAAGGGCCTCAAGGAGATGCGCTCGGCTGCCTTCCAGGGCGGCGGCTATGTGCTGGTCGAGTTCCAGCCGCAGACAAACCTGGCGACGGCACTGCAGGACACGCGCAGCAAGGTGCAGGACGGCAAGGCCGACCTGCCGCAGGCCGCCGAAGAGCCCGTGGTCACCGAAGTCAACATCTCCGAATTCCCGGTCCTCGTCGTCACCCTGTCGGGCGAATTGCCCGAGCGCGTTCTGACCGCGGCCGCTCGCGAATTGCGCGACCGCATCGAGGAAGTGCCCGGTGTTCTCGAAGGCTCGCTGCAGGGCTCGCGTGACGATCTCGTCGAAGTCGTCATCGATCCGATGAAACTGTCTTCCTACGGCCTGCAGCTCGATCAGCTGATCGGCGCCGTCGGCGCTTCGAACAGCCTGGTTGCCGCCGGCAACCTCGAAGGTTCGCAGGGCAAGTACGCGGTCAAGGTGCCGTCGTTGATCGAGACTCCGGAAGATGTCGCCAACCTGCCGGTTGTCGCCGGCCCCAATGCCGTGGTCCACGCCAGAGACATTGCCACGATCCGATCGACCTTCGCCGATGCCGAAACGATCACCCGCCTCAACGGCAAGCCGGCCATCGCCATCGAGGTCAAGAAGCGCATCGGCGCCAATCTGATCGACACGCTCACCAAGGTGCGAGCCGTATCGGATGCGTTCCTCAAGACGATGCCGGAAGGCATGAACGTCACCTACACGCAGGACAAGTCGGTCTTCGTCAACCAGTTGCTCGGTGACCTGCAGAACCACGTCATGATCGCCGTGATCCTGGTGTTCGTCGTCATCCTCTATGCGCTGTCCGGCCGTGCCTCGCTGCTGATCGGCCTCGCCATTCCATCATCCTTCCTGATGGGTATCCTGTTGCTGGCGATGATGGGCTACACGATCAACATGATCGTGCTGTTCAGCCTCATTCTGGCCGTCGGCATGCTGGTCGACGACGCCATCATCGTCACCGAGTTCGCCGAGCGGCGGATGAGCGAGGGCATGCCGAAGGCGGAAGCCTTCGCGCTTGCCGCCAAGCGCATGGCCGGTCCGGTCATCGCCGCGACGATGACGCGCATCGCGGCGTTTTCGCCGCTGCTGTTCTGGCCGGGCATCATCGGCGACTTCATGAAATACATGCCGATCACCCTGATCGTCACGCTGTCGGCCTCGATGCTCTATGCGCTGGTCTTCGCGCCGACGCTGGGGGCGATCTTCGCCAAGGCGCCGCAGCACCATGAGGACGACAATCGCGACGGCTGGTACATGGCCATCGTCAAGCAGGCGGTGCGGTTCCCGATCACCGTGGTTCTGCTGACCGTCGCGCTGCTGTTCGGCGTCGGCTACGCCTATTCGAAATATGGCGCCGGTGTCGAGTTCTTCCCCAGTGTCGAGCCCGACTATGGCCTGCTCTACGTGCACGCACGCGGCAATCTTTCGCTGGCCGAAATGGACACCGCGACCAAGATCGCCGAAAACCGGCTGCTCGGCTGGCCTGGCGTCAAATCCGTCTACACCCGTGTCGGCAAGACGCAAGGCGGCGGCCAGGACGTTCCGGAAGACGTTGTCGGCGTCATCCAGTATGAATTTGTCGACTGGCGCGAGCGCAAATCGGCAAACCATATCCTGGACGAGTTGCGTGGCGTCATGGCTGGCATTCCCGGCGTCGATGTCGAGGTCCGCGTGCCGGAGGCCGGCCCGCCCACCGGCAAGGCTATCCAGATCAGGCTTTCGGCCATCGATCCGGCCGGCCTGGACGAGAACGCCCGCGCCGTGGCGGCGCGCATCGCCAAGGTGCCTGGCGTCATCGACGTCTCCGACGGCCTGCCGCCGCCCGGTGTCGACTGGGCGCTGGAAGTCGACCGCGCCAAGGCAGCACAGTACGGCATCAGCCCGACCGCGGTCGGAACGGTCGTGCAGTTGGTGACCAACGGCCTGAAGCTGAGCGAATACCGCCCGGCCGGCGCCGACAAGGCGGTCGACATCAGGCTGCGCCTGCCGGAAGACCGGCGCACGCTGTCGACGCTCGACGAACTGCGGGTGCAGACCTCGCAAGGCTCGGTGCCGATCTCGAACTTCGTCGTGCGCAAGGCGAAGCCCAGCGTCGGCGTCCTCAACCGCATCGATGGCGCACGCACCGTGGTGGTGCAGGCCAATGTCACGGCCGGTGCGCAGGTTGCGGCCGTGCAACAGGAGGTCACCCAGGCGGTCACCGATATGAAGCTGGACAGCGGCACGCGCTGGAAGCTGGCTGGTTCGAACGAGGACAGCGCCGAGGCCAGCGCCTTCCTCGGCAAGGCCTTCGGGGCCGCGATCTTCCTGATCTTCCTCGTGCTTCTGATGCAGTTCAACAAATTCACGAGTGTGCTGATGGTGCTGTCCTGCGTTGTCATGGCGACGATCGGCGTGTTCCTGGGGCTGCTGTTGACGGGAGAGGCGTTCGGCATCGTCATGTCGGGCATCGGCGTCATCGCGCTGGCCGGCGTGGTGGTCAACAACAACATCGTGCTGATCGACACCTATGACCGGCTGCGCGAAGAAGGCTGGGACAAGATGGACGCGGTGCTGCAGACCTGCCGCGAGCGCGCCCGCCCGGTCGTGCTGACGGCGGTGTCGGCGATCCTTGGTGTGCTGCCGATCGCCTTTGGCCTCGGTCTCGAAATCTTCCATCACGAGACGACGATCAATGCGCCGTCGACGCAATGGTGGATTTCGCTGTCGTCGGCGATCGTCTTCGGTCTGTCCTTTGCCACACTGCTGACGCTGGTGGTGACGCCGTCGATGCTGATGATCTTCACGCGCAGCAAGGACAGCCGCTTCTACGCGTTTTTCCGCCGGGTGTTCCGGCGCGGCAAAGGCACGGTTTCGTCGACCGAAACGCCAGGCCGGGATGCGGGCGCCGAGCCGGCGATCGCCTTTCCAAAAGCAGCCGAATAG